CAGCCTCAAGATGAAGATGACacaataagagaaagaaaaggaggaatcTAGGTCCTTGGTGACATCATTGAGTCACTAAATCAAACCAAGCCTGAAGCCTGCCCTACCACTTACATAAGGCAATACATTTCCTTTATTagatgtcttagtctgttttctgttgccctgacagaatatcacagactgaataatgtataaagaaaggtttatttagtccacagttctggaggctcggcagtccaagagcatggtgctggcatctggtgaggaccttcttgctatgtcataacatggcagaaggcatgGCGTGGTGAGAGGGAAAGAGCATGAGTGCCAGCATGAATGTTTTCTCTGCTAAGAGAAAACCTTAGACAAAATAGATTTAACAGAGTTTACTGTTAAAAGCATGATTCTCAAATCAGGCAGCCACTTGaaccagaataggttcagagTGACTCTGGCACTGCTGAGTGTGGTCAGAGAAGATTTATGGACAGGAAAAGGCAAGTGATGTATAGCAAACCAAAGTGAAGTACAGAAATAGCTACAGCTGGATTTCCTACATGTTGGCATTTGTGTCATTTGAACAGTTGGTCACCTTTGATTGGCCAAAACTCTGTGATTGGTACAAGAGTAGGTTATATAGTCTGTTTATACTTCCAGATAGGTTACAGTTCATTGTGCAAGGAGAAACCTTTAGGTCAAACTTTAAATATGCAAGGAGACCAGTTTAGACTAAACTTGATTTactatctcttttctcttattataaAGCCTCCAGTCCCATCATGAGGGGCCCACCCTGATGGccttatttaattctaattacctcccaaaggccccacctccaaccaatatatgaatttagggattaagtttccaacatattAAATTTGGAGGatgcattcaaaccatagcattatttaagccagtttgagttaCTCACAACTGAACACATCCCAGTACAGAAAGGAAAGGGCATTCATTCCAGGGAAGAGGAGCAGTGAGAGTAAAGGCAGAGAGGAATGAAACAGCATGGCCCTTGGAGGAGCTGCAGTCACCACAGTATCTGGAACACAGATAAGGAGGAAGCACGGCAAGGAATGAGGCAACAGAAGCAGGCAGGAGTCAGAATATGCTGTATGTGTAACATGCTACAGCACACTGACTTTATCCTGTAGGGAGTGGGGGCAGAGCAATgacttgctttaatttttattttaggcagGTCACTAGAGGATTAGAAATGGGTgagaggccaggcaaggtggctcacgcctgtaatcctagctctctgggaggccaaggcgggaggatcgctcaagctcaggagttcaaaaccagcctgagcaagagtgagacccaaaaatagaaagaaattaatttactaaaaatagagGTCCCACTGCCTACAATATCTGAGCCCCCTTCCCACACTTTTCTactcctttgtctatttttcctcttcttccttctaatACGAGAGAAGTAGGCCCATATCAGACCTGGAAAGAAAGGGTCAGAAACAGATCAGCCTGGACAGGGCAAATTGGGCTAAATGGGGAGAAAGCTAAAAGTTACAGCCTTCCAGATACTTGGCGTACACAGGGCTGCCCCAGCACTCTAACTAAAACTGTAacagaggccgggcacagtggctcacgcctgtaatcctagcactctgggaggccgaggcaggcagactgctcgaggtcaggagttcaaaaccagcctgagcaagagtgagaccccgtctctactataaatagaaacaaattaattggccaactaatatatatagaaaaaattagccgggcatggtggcgcatgcctgtagtcccagctactcgggaggctgaggcggcaggattgcttgagcccaggagtttgaggttgctgtgagctaggctgatgccacggcactcactctagcctgggcaacaaagtgagactctgtctcaaaaaaaaaactgtaacagAGGCAGTTTTGTCACATTTCTACTTTCTTTCCTTACCCCTGTCATCTACCACCCCCATCAGTCCCCCGTGGGCCTCCCCcagtgcacatgcacacacatgcttgAGCACACAGGCTCATGGCATGTGCTCACACAGTGCTTTCCTACTGGTCCAAATTTCCCATCCACCAAAACCTCCTCCCATCTCCAAAGTAACCTCTCCATATTGCCaacaacttttctttctctttgcttttctcttttctttgttgcaCACTCAGCTGCACTAAATATGTGTAGGAATGAACTTTACTCAGAGAGTAGTTGAACTTGGAAACTCAGTAACTTAAATTTATAAGTGAGTAAAATTGAACCCATTGTCTTAGTCCCTTTGGGCTGCTATAGCAATACTACAGATGGGAGGCTTAataatcatttaattctcacagttctggagccaggaagtcccagatcaaggcatcagcagattCGGAGTCTGGCAACAGCCCTGTTCCCTGGTTCCTAGATAGTCTTCTCGCTGTATCCTTACATGGTGAAAAGGGGAGGGAGttctctgaggtctcttttaCAAGGCACTAGTCCCATTTATGAGGGTGGAGCCATgaccaccctcatgacctaattaccttcctaagaccccacctcctaataccatcaccttgggggttagtatttcagcatatgaattttaggaggacACACTCAGTCCATTGTACCTGCTAAGGATTTTGGCATTACGAAAGAGGAGCTTCCTACACTAGATGATTAATAAGAAGAAGGTATGCATTGGGGGACCTTCCTAATGTCAAATGCATTTCTGAACAGCCACTGGACAATTTATTAAGAAGCTACTCTCAGTCTTTTATCTCATTCCCAAGTTATACCAACAGCAAAGCCACTGGGATCTCAATTGCTGGAATTGTGCTGATCCTAGGGTATCTGCACACCAAAGTCTGGCATGCACTTTTTGTCTGAAAGCATGTTGTTCTCATTAGCAATTATGTCCTTACCAGGTTCACCATGGACACTAAGGAAAGAGAAGCTCTTCACTTTCTTTGCCTTGAATTATTGCTTCCTCTCTTGGctttcagaaatataaatgaatcttATACAGAAAAATGTGTCTTCCACTCATTAGCCACATTTGTGCTTATATTTAGAACAACTCCTTCTTATTTCCTCTATTGCCAATAATATCTTACAggtttaggaatttttaaaagagcatgGATAACAGGAAAGGTGGTGGTGGTTATGCTTTGATGATAGTAATAGTGCTATAATTTAGCTTAATTAGCAACAACATGACAataacattgaagaaaaaaatgttggccgggcatggtggctcacacctgtaattctagcactctgggaggccgaggtgggaggatcactcaaggtcaggagtttgaaaccagcctgagcaagagttggccaactaaaaatatatagaaaaaattagccaggcatggtggtgcatgcctgtagtcccagctacttgggaggctgaggcaggaggattgtttgagcccaggagattgaggttgctgtgagctaggctgatgccatggcactcactctagcctgggcaacagagtgagactctgtctcaaaaaaaataaataaaaataaaaaatgtttaataataaaatcaaaatcccACCACTCTCACatactatttcaatttttttatatatttttaaaaattatttaaataaagaaaaaaatgtattcttatgttttttgtcttattttcccctctcttatgaatatttcaattttttcatatgccttcATTAAAAGTGTCCATAttaaacatgttattttatattatttatatttttattatgaaaatatgataTGAGAAGCATAACATCTGTATCTGGTGATGGGTggtgtggtgggcaggtgggtgggtgggtcaTAACGTGTGAAGTGGCCACCATTCACTTATTTAAACTTATtaatcaaatttattaatttatcagtACATTAATCTCTATTGATGGCTAACACTCAATGAATATTCCGCaatttaaaatatccttccttattctaaacagaaaataaaatatttaactctttGCTTCCCAACTCTTGTGGAAGCTGCGGTGTGAGAAATAGCATTCATATAGAATTGCATGAATACCTTAATTCAAGCATTATCCTCTATTCTCCATTCTCCTCCTTATCAAGCAAGTCCCTGAGTGTGCTGCCTAACCTGGACCTTATTTTTTGACTGAAATTTACTGTTGGATTCTTCATGCACCCTAATGGATGCTATTAAAATTGGTCATGTCGAATCTCAAAACAAGAAGTACAAATACCCTTCCTTTCGGCGGGAGCCGCCATCTTCCAGTAATTCGCCAAAATGAcgaacacaaagggaaagaggagaggcacccgatacatgttctctaggccttttagaaaacatggagttgttcctttggccacatacatgcgaatctacaagaaaggtgacattgtagacatcaagggaatgggtactgttcaaaaaggcatgccccacaaatgttaccatggcaaaactggaagagtCTACAACGTTACCCAGCATGCTGTTGGAATTGttgtaaataaacaagttaagGGCAAGATTCTTGCCAAGAGGATTAATGTACGTATTGAGCACATTAAGCACTCTAAGAGCCGAGATAGCTTCCTGAAGcgtgtgaaggaaaatgatcagaaaaagaaggaagccaaagagaaaggtacctgggttcaactgaagcgacagcctgctccacccagagaagcacactttgtgagaaccaatggaaaggagcccgagctgctggaacctattccctatgaattcatggcATAATAGGTGTTTCACACTTTGTGAGAAGCGACAGAAAGGAGCCTGAGGTGCTGGGACCTGTTCCCTATGAAAGCATGGCGTAATAGGCATAGCACACCtgagagaagcaaagaaaggacctTGAGCTGCTGCCAGAATCTATTCCCTATGAATGCATGGTATAGGAAACAAACCTAATAAAAGCCACTGgactctaaaaaaagaaaaaagaaaaagaagtacaaaTAAAGACATGTGGAAATGTATATAACCTGATAAATCACCAAAGAAGTATAAGCAATGGTGAGATGACCATTTTTGCTTACCAGATTAGCAAAGATTTTCTTAATTGATAACGAATACATTATTCAGGCAATCACAAGTGGTTTAGTCTGGCAGGAGTGTCAAGTGTGACAGGAAATAATAGCAACAGGTAGTCAGAGACtgatccattcattcatgcattcaacacatatttattaaggtcctactatgtaccaggcactgggaCAGATGGTGAGGATACGATGGTGAGCTGAAACAGATATGGTGCCTGCTCTTGTGGAGATTACAGTCTAGTGGGGTAgataaatattaatcaaataatcacactaATTAATCTATGTTGGGTGTTCTGCCATGGAGACCACTAGGTGTCCTCATATCCATTCATCCAGCTACAATAACAGACCAGGGTCACAGCCCAGGCTATGGAGCCAAAATAAAGGCTACTTTTCCGAGCCTCCCCTACAGCTAAGCGTAGCCAGGTGAGCAAGTTCTGATCAGTGAAAGGGGAGTAAAAGTAACAAGTCCAATACCTGGTTCATGCTCTTATAAGGGGTGGTGTGTCCTcgctttcctctttcttccttccacagGCTGGACTGTGGATCAGCCAGGGGGGTCCTCCCAGACCTGCTGCTGAGGGCAACAACCAACAAAGTGGAAAGAAGGGTGCTGGGTGCCCAACACAGTAACCTCCAGACAAACCCTGGGCTGCTTAGGCCCACACTGCACTGGGAGCAAAAAATAACCTTCTAATCTTATTAAAGTCCCCAAGAGTCTCTGTTTCAGCGGGATATCTACGACCTAATGTCCTGAAAAGAAGAGAATTCTAGGAGAAGGCACAGTAAAAGGATCACAACCTGTACTGGGGAGGGCGTGGGCTCACCTGAGCTGTGGATCTTCATTCTGAGATCAGTGAGAAGCCATTAAAATACTTTAAGCGTAGTTGCTCTGGTTGGGATCAGGGTTAGGATTGGTGTTTGGATAATGTTAACAGTAATCTAGAGAGAAATGACGGTGTCTTTGACGCATACACCAGGCTGTTCACTGTGCCACCGCGTGTAATAGACATGAGCAAGCTGCAACTGCTTGCAGCAACAAAGAGGATGAATTTCATGAAGGGGAGAAGGACATGCCATCCCCAAATGTGCCGATTTGGTGTATTGATTATTTCACgttaaaaacatttgtgaaattGTAGTTTCAGAAAGGGCTGGCTGGCTGTCTTTTCCCACATGCAGCAAGCCTTGGAGATGCTCTGGGAGGGGTACCCTGTGCGTACCAGGGTGAGAAAATAGTCCTTATCAACAGAGACTGAGAACTTGGGGCGGCAATGAACCTGAATAAATACACTTAACAAAGTAACACTTATCTTCCACTAGTTTTACACACAAACCTACATATCTCCTAATGACTCCCCTAAAAAAATGTACTGTcccctggtgggactgcaaactagttcaacctctgtggaaagcaatatggagataccttaaagcgatacaagtgaatctactatttgatccagcaatcccattgctgggcatctacccaaaagatccaatgacactctacaaaaaagacacctgcactcgaatgttatagcagcacaattcataattgcaagactgtggaaacagcccaagtgcccatcaatccaagaatggattaataaaatgtggtatatgtataccatggagtactattcagctctaagaaacaacggtgatatagcacatcttatattttcctagttagagctggaacccatactattaagtgaagtttcccatgaatggaaaaacaagcaccacatatacccaccagcaaactgatattaactgagtagcacctaagtgaacacataggtactacagtaatagggtattgggtgttagaggcaaggaccctcaaagaccctcaactcccctatgacttgtcctacgcacgggcctcgccctagaaaaattcctaggacaaaaacaacaccccaccctccagctatagctccgaaaagaatgcgttccaaaatgctccagggtgtgctaactgcaattgttcccgaccacctgccaggttggggtcgagtaatcagtcacaaacaaccTCAATACTgataagatactgattggggctgattagcccaaacccaagactcaccgtcaccccactgcattttttgtttctacttccttgtttctgtatgcttataaaacctactaagaatctaagtaaagtagaccttgacaaccctttgcttggtctcgttcctttctctcgcccatctctttcaggcacggtcccccttgaccccacgagtaacagaagttcccgcgggccgggacaattgggcaggtgggagggggaggggggtggatagatacatacataatgagtgagatgtgcaccatctgggggatggtcatgctggaaactcatacttgtggggggaggggggaaagggcatttattgaaaccctaaaatctgtacccccataatatgcggaaataaaaaaaaattaaaaaaaaaatgtactgtcCCTACTCAAATTTTCTTGGTCCTGTCATTTCTTCTCAAATGTATCATTCTTTatctaaaaagtataaaagcatCCTGCTTTCGCTACTTCTTCGGATTTCACTGTCTTGTGAAAATCCCCATATGCatgtaaaactaataaaattggtattcttttctttatcttgttAATCTGCCTGGtgtctatttgttttttagaGGATCCCATTAAGAGGTAAAAGAGGGCTTGGAGGCGATCTCTAAATACCCTATAGCCACAAACATTGCATTGACCAAAAGAAAGACAGAGGTAAAAGTTATACAGTATAACTGCATTTATAAGGtccaaaaacaagcaaaaaaagtaGCCTACATCAAATCTAAGGTGCCATTGAATTGTAAAACATACCATCATTTTGTGGtcttctaagaaagaaaaaatgctgccAATTAAACCATGACAAGCCATCAATTATAACCACATCCCCAACTTCGGATatgctaaaatatgaaaaagaagacTTCTTGGATTTGATACATGAGGTATATCATTTAGAGATTCATACATAGGtggcaaaactttttttaaaatggcaaaaaattgTCACAGAAATCAGGATAGGGGCTACTTCTTAGAAAGAGAGCTGCTTTTGTTATTGAGGAAGGGTGCACAGGAGGGATGGGGAAGGCTTCTAGAGAGGTGCAATGTTTAATTTCTTGACCTAGAGAATAATTGATGACTGTTTCTCAGACTGTGTGTACAGGGTTTGCACACTTTTCTGCATGCCTGCTATCTTtcacaagaaagagagagagaagaaagaaagaatagggaggaaggaaggagcaagagagagaaagaaaaaaggaaggaaggaaggaagggaggaaggaagggaggaagggaggaaggaagggagggagggagggagggaggaaggaaggaaggaaggaaggaaggaaggaaggaaggaaggaaggaaggaaggaaggaaggaaggaaggaaggaaggaaggaaggaaggaaaggagggagggagggagggagggagggagggagggaggaaggaaggaaggaaggaaggaaggaaggaaggaaggaaggaaggaaggaaggaaggaaggaaggaaggaaggaaggaaggaaggaaggaaggaaagcaggaagggagggagggagccaggcatggtggcatacacttatagccccagctactcaggaggctgaggtggaaggactccttgaactcaggagtttgagaccagcctgggcaacatagaaagacccccctacctttataaaagagaaaaaaatttttacaaagaaaaaaggaaggaaggaaaggatgaaGGAAACTTGACCTAGTGTGAAATGGTCAAAGTGGCCAAATGGTCGAAATGCAAAAGGGCTAAGGCTGCAGAAGGAAGAACAGATGAGAGGGAGCAAGCCCAGAAGCTGGAAGACCATTTAAGTGGCTGTTGTTTTCATCCAGGAGAGAAGTGTCTGAGCCTGACCTAGGTAGAGGTGTGAGAATAGAAGAATGGGAGCAAATGGGAAAGATGCTTGGGATTTGAAATAGCACCCACTTGGACCTGACTGGTTGGATATATCGGTTGAGTGGATTGTGATTGTATTAACTTAATCTTGATCATCATTACCATCTTCACAGAGACCAGTTATGGAGCGATTACTATGTTTCAGGCACTGGTGCTTCACATGCtttgtgttattattataaaagaatattattatgAACTGTATTTTAGAGATGTGAAAATGGAGGCTTTGGTCACACGGTTAGTGGCTGAGCCGGGACCCAAAGCCAGGCGGGGCAAGGCTTTCCCAGCACACCCCACCCACAGTTTATTTACCAGTCCCCTGTCAATGTGCTCGGGAAGAACAGCTTTTCTCTTGTGTCTCCTGCATAAAGATTGTCTTACTGGACACTGTGCTCTACCCAACTGTCACAGTGAGGCGAGACACTTGAGCTGCTGAGAGCTTCCTCCAGGCTCCAGCCGCTCTACCCTGACCACGGCGGAGAAAGGCTCCTGAGCCCTGCGCCCCCCTGCTCTCCCCTAAGTGACAGAGACGGGAGCGCAGGGAGCGCAGTGTGAGGGGCAGACCCCACCACGCATTTGGCTGTGTAAAGAAAGCAGACGAGGTCTGAGTCCTCTGAGTCTGTGCTACTCTGCCAGGAAGCTCATTAAAAGAGAAATAGTCCCTCTAGTGCAGACACCTGGTTTTTCCATGAATTCAGAACCAAATCATTTCCTGTAGAAAATCTACGTAGAATAAGTGAATCGGGAAACATGTTCACCTCCCCAAAAAGGCCATGAGAGATAAGATCTAATTTAAAAGACATGCACATAGGAAAGGGGAAGGAGTATTGCTGGGAGAGAAGTTGaagatttttggtttgtttttttgagacagagtctcgctttgttgcccaggctagagtgagtgccgtggcgtcagcctagctcacagcagcctcaaacttctgggctcaagcaatccttctgcctcagcctcccgagtagctgggactacaggcatgcgccaccatgcccggctaatttttttctatatattttttagttggccaattaatttctttctattttttagtagaggcgggggtctcactcttgctcaggctggtcttgaactcctgagctcaaacgatccgcccgcctcagcctcccagagtgctaggattacaggcgtgagccactgggcccggcctgaAGTTGAAGGTTTATGAAGACAGATTCATAATTTTCTCTTCACAATTTAGCAAAGGCTGCATTACTTAAGAACAGCTTGACTTTCTTAGTAAAACATTTTCAGTCTTTGTTATTGAtcacatattaatttaaaaaaaccccaaattcagGATGGCTTTGTATTTATTGTTAATATCAGAATATGTTTGTGTAGggaggggcagagcaagatggctgGATACAAACCTTCAGCAAGCATCCCTCTGCAAAAACAcgaaattcaacaactatccactcAAGGAAGAACCttcaaaagaaaatcagaaaagcaatcacagtacctggttttaacattgaatcaaggaaagaggcactaaagaaggcagaaaagataatcttgcattgcctatgccTCCTGTCCCCATCTGCCTGCAGTGCCCCCCCCCACCGGCTCTCCAAGTAGAGAAGGAATCTGGAAGAAAGTGGAGTGATTGTGGGACTTGGCATTGGACCTGAGGGCTGCCCtgtcacaggggaacacagcacagggcagaattctgctggcTCCCCAGGAGAGAGCAATTAGGCCAGCCCAGACAAATGGAAATCCTCCACCCTAGCAGTAGAAACCTGATTTATGGCTAGCCTCACCACCCGCTGACAAAGAGCAGCCTGGGGCATGGAGTAAATTCAAAAGGCAATCAGGCCACAAAGGCTACAGTCCTGGGGCAACTCCTGAGGCTATGCTGGCTGGGAGCCAGTGGACTTGAAGTGCATGTGACCTGGTGAGACACTAGGAgtggtggccaagccagtgcctgtgtcacccccgCCCCAAACTCCAGGCAGTGCAGCTCACagggagtcttcttccacttggggaatggaaagggaagagtccagaggactttgttttgcaacatGGATACCAGCTCCATccaccacagtaaaataaagtaccaagcagattTCCTGAAGTCCCTGATTCCAGGCCTTAATTCCTGgaaggcatttctggacccaTGCTAGGCCAAAAGAAGAActgctgccctgaagggaaggacccagtcctggcaggattcaccacctgctgactaaagagcccttgggctttgaatacacatcagaggtagccaggcagcaGTCACCATGGGCTgcgggtgagactgggctggcttcaggtgtgacccaGTTGCAATCGCAGCTGCAAGCCCATAAGGGAAtgcccacatcactcctcccccaacaccAGCAGCTCTGCatggagagtgagggaagagagccAGAGattttgcctggtaatccagagaattctcccatatcttacccaagtctACCAAGGTGGTACccccaggagtctgcaagagtcacagcattgcTAGGCTTGGGGCGCCCGCAGTGCTGATATACCTGCAGTGATCACAGGCTGAGATCACagcactcaattccctttgaatgtCTGGAAAACCTACTCAAGAAGGATGGGCTCAAACAACCCCAgactgcaaagattaaaataaatacctaactcatCAATGCCCAGACATAGACATTCACAAGCATCAAAAACATCAAGGAAAgcatgacctcaccaaacaaactaaataaagcACCAGTGACAAATTCTATAACGATagagatatgtgacctttcagacaaagaattcaaaataagtagcctgggctgggtgcagtggctcacacctgtaatcctagcaccctgagaggataaggcaggaggatttcctgaggccaggagatcaagaccagtctgagcgagaccctgtctctacaaaaaaatagaacatttagctgggcgtggtggcatgagcttgtagttccagctacttaggaagtggaggcaggagaatcacttgagcccaggagtttgaggttgtagtgagctatcatgacaccactgcactctaaccagggcaacaaagtgagacccaatctcaaaaacaaacacaaaaacaaaaatcatatgtaccctataaatatatacaactattgtgtacccataatatttcaaaatttaaaagttaaggccgggcacggtggctcacgcctgtaatcctagcactctgggaggctgaggcgggtggattgctcaagctcaggagcttgagaccagcctgagcaagagggaaactccatctctactaaaattaaaaagaaattaattagacaactaaaaatatatagaaaaaattagccggtcatggtggcgcatgcctgtagtcccagctactcgggaggctgaggaagaaggatcgcttgagcccaggagtttgaggttgctgtgagctaggctgatgccatggcactctagcccgggcaacagagtgaaattctgtctcaaaaacaaaacaaaacaaaacaaacaaacaaaaagagaactttaaaacttaaaatatgaaaaaaaaaaaccagaaaatgtttgtgtattctgttttgaaaaaatatagaagagtACTTTTTCTCATATGCAGAACttcctttttcttcaaattaCACTGCCCTGCTAACTTGGAAAATGTGTCCCTTATAAATTTCAAGAGTTTTTGAGGCTATGCTGTAAAGGTTCTGTCATCCTTGTTCAGTAACCATTAAATGGCCAGTTCTAGGAGTTGGTCAAACATTGTCTGGAAAGGTGTTGCAAAGGGCTTTGTGAACACTGCCTTTCAGGTTCTTGGTCACTTAGTTGCTCTGGACATCTTCTATTCACCCCTCCCAGACccactctccaccctcctctgtgCTCTGGGAAGCTGACAGGTAGAGATAGGTCA
This genomic interval from Microcebus murinus isolate Inina chromosome 7, M.murinus_Inina_mat1.0, whole genome shotgun sequence contains the following:
- the LOC105854794 gene encoding large ribosomal subunit protein eL21, whose product is MTNTKGKRRGTRYMFSRPFRKHGVVPLATYMRIYKKGDIVDIKGMGTVQKGMPHKCYHGKTGRVYNVTQHAVGIVVNKQVKGKILAKRINVRIEHIKHSKSRDSFLKRVKENDQKKKEAKEKGTWVQLKRQPAPPREAHFVRTNGKEPELLEPIPYEFMA